The following are from one region of the Silene latifolia isolate original U9 population chromosome 9, ASM4854445v1, whole genome shotgun sequence genome:
- the LOC141600443 gene encoding thioredoxin-like 3-3 isoform X1, protein MEKQEEQSSKVKTASSDQHLSDILLQINSSKTPAVINYGASWCRVCNQILPAFHKLSNEFSNKLSFVYADIDECPETTQQVRYTPTFHFYRDGERVDEMFGAGEERLRDRLWLHS, encoded by the exons ATGGAAAAGCAGGAGGAGCAAAGTAGTAAGGTGAAAACAGCATCAAGTGACCAACACCTCTCCGATATCCTTCTTCAAATTAACTCTTCTAAAACTCCC GCTGTGATTAATTACGGCGCTTCTTG GTGCCGGGTTTGCAACCAGATTCTTCCTGCATTTCACAAGCTCAGTAACGAGTTCTCAAACAAGCTCTCCTTCGTGTATGCCGATATAGATGAATGCCCCGAGACCACCCAACAAGTCCGATACACGCCTACATTCCACTTCTATCGTGATGGTGAAAGGGTTGACGAGATGTTTGGTGCTGGTGAAGAAAGACTTCGCGACCGTTTGTGGTTGCATTCCTGA
- the LOC141600440 gene encoding L-galactono-1,4-lactone dehydrogenase, mitochondrial, with the protein MYRSSTLRRSITSLHRKYHLHPTTTTPLRQFCSVSSNPSSTPSETRKYIGYSILLLACGAATYYSFPFPENAKHKRAQLFRYAPLPEDLHTVSNWSGTHEVHTRTFPQPESVSELEKVVKDAHERGQKIRPVGSGLSPNGVGLSRAGMVNLGLMDKVLDVDVANKRVTVQAGIRVQGLVDHIKDFGLTLQNFASIREQQIGGILQVGAHGTGARLPPIDEQVIAMKLVTPAKGTIELSKEKDPELFHLARVGLGGLGVVAEVTLQCVDRQELVEHTYISNMSEIKKNHKKLLSENKHVKYLYIPYTDSVVVVTCNPVSKWKNPKNFKPKYTKEEALQHVQDLYKESLEKYRVSPERDINELSFTELRDKLLALDPLNDEHVIKVNKAEAEFWRKSEGYRVGWSDEILGFDCGGQQWVSETCFPAGTLAKPDMKDLEYIEKLKELIEKQRIPAPAPIEQRWTARSKSPMSPAYSSGEDDIFSWVGIIMYLPTTDPRQRKQITDEFFHYRYLTQTKLWDSYAAYEHWAKIEIPKDKDEVADLQARLGKRFPVDAYNKARRELDPKKILSNNMLEKLFPLPETV; encoded by the exons ATGTACCGAAGCAGCACACTCCGACGATCGATCACATCTCTCCACCGCAAATACCACCTTCATCCCACCACCACAACCCCATTACGACAATTCTGCTCAGTCTCCTCAAACCCATCTTCAACTCCATCCGAAACTCGCAAATACATTGGCTACTCAATCCTCTTATTAGCCTGCGGCGCAGCCACTTACTACTCCTTCCCTTTCCCCGAAAATGCCAAACACAAGCGTGCTCAACTCTTCCGCTACGCCCCTCTCCCCGAAGACCTCCACACCGTCTCCAATTGGAGCGGCACTCACGAGGTCCACACTCGCACCTTCCCCCAGCCCGAGTCGGTTTCTGAGCTGGAGAAGGTTGTTAAGGATGCGCACGAGCGAGGACAAAAGATTCGCCCTGTTGGGTCTGGTCTGTCCCCAAATGGGGTGGGACTGTCCCGGGCTGGGATGGTTAATTTGGGTTTGATGGATAAAGTGTTGGATGTTGATGTGGCGAATAAGAGGGTTACTGTTCAGGCCGGTATTCGGGTTCAGGGACTTGTTGATCATATTAAGGATTTTGGTCTTACTCTGCAGAATTTTGCTTCTATTAGAGAGCAGCAAATTGGGGGAATTCTTCAG GTTGGTGCACATGGTACGGGTGCACGATTGCCTCCAATTGATGAGCAAGTAATTGCAATGAAGTTGGTGACTCCTGCCAAGGGAACTATAGAGCTCTCGAAAGAGAAAGATCCAGAGCTGTTTCATCTCGCTCGAGTTGGTCTTGGAGGACTCGGGGTAGTAGCTGAAGTCACACTCCAATGTGTTGATAGGCAGGAGCTTGTGGAGCACACCTATATCTCTAACATGAGTGAGATTAAGAAAAATCACAA GAAGCTACTCTCTGAAAATAAGCATGTGAAGTACCTGTACATCCCATACACGGACTCTGTTGTGGTTGTGACATGTAATCCTGTATCAAAATGGAAAAATCCAAAGAATTTCAAACCTAAATATACAAAAGAGGAAGCCCTTCAACATGTACAAGATCTGTACAAGGAATCTCTGGAGAAATATAG AGTGTCACCAGAACGAGATATAAATGAGCTATCATTCACAGAGCTTAGAGACAAACTTCTTGCACTAGATCCTCTAAATGACGAGCATGTCATCAAAGTGAATAAGGCCGAAGCAGAATTTTGGAGGAAGTCAGAAGGATACAGAGTTGGATGGAGTGATGAGATCTTAGGCTTTGATTGTGGTGGTCAACAGTGGGTCTCCGAGACCTGTTTTCCTGCAGGAACCTTGGCTAAGCCTGACATGAAGGACCTTGAATATATAGAAAAACTGAAGGAGCTGATAGAGAAGCAAAGAATTCCCGCACCAGCTCCCATTGAGCAGCGTTGGACTGCTCGGAGTAAGAGTCCTATGAGTCCAGCTTATAGCTCTGGGGAAGATGATATTTTCTCATGG GTTGGTATTATAATGTACCTTCCCACAACGGATCCTCGCCAAAGAAAGCAGATAACCGATGAGTTCTTTCACTATAGATATCTCACACAAACAAAGCTTTGGGATTCTTATGCTGCTTATGAACACTGGGCTAAGATTGAG ATTCCCAAGGACAAGGACGAGGTGGCCGATCTGCAAGCTCGGTTAGGTAAGCGATTTCCGGTGGATGCATACAACAAAGCTCGGAGAGAGTTGGACCCCAAGAAGATCCTGTCCAACAACATGCTTGAGAAGCTTTTCCCATTACCCGAAACAGTTTAA
- the LOC141600443 gene encoding thioredoxin-like 3-3 isoform X2, translating to MEKQEEQSSKAVINYGASWCRVCNQILPAFHKLSNEFSNKLSFVYADIDECPETTQQVRYTPTFHFYRDGERVDEMFGAGEERLRDRLWLHS from the exons ATGGAAAAGCAGGAGGAGCAAAGTAGTAAG GCTGTGATTAATTACGGCGCTTCTTG GTGCCGGGTTTGCAACCAGATTCTTCCTGCATTTCACAAGCTCAGTAACGAGTTCTCAAACAAGCTCTCCTTCGTGTATGCCGATATAGATGAATGCCCCGAGACCACCCAACAAGTCCGATACACGCCTACATTCCACTTCTATCGTGATGGTGAAAGGGTTGACGAGATGTTTGGTGCTGGTGAAGAAAGACTTCGCGACCGTTTGTGGTTGCATTCCTGA